The Cellvibrio zantedeschiae genomic sequence ATCTTATAGGCTCAGGGTAAAATAACAAGCAATCATTCCGGCCGGATTAGGCGAACCTTCAATAATGACGACAACTTGGCTTTTTATGGCCACTCTTGTGAGTTGCCTCATCTCTTTGTGGTGGGACAAGTGCGATCTTTACTCTCTTGGGGGTGATATGAATTCCTGCCAGCCCATAAATCCAGTACAATGCGCGCCTCGTTAATTCGCTCCTAAATTCACACCCCGACGCTTGAGGCTCAAATCACTATGCTGATTCTGCGTGGCGCCCCCGCTCTTTCTAGTTTCCGTACCCAAAAACTGCTGAACACTGTGCAACAACAGGCTCCAGCTGTAACCGGGATTTCCTCTGAATTCGTGCATTTTGCCAATGTGTCTGCGCCTTTGACTGATGCGCAAACGCACGTTTTGCAGCAGCTATTGACTTACGGCCCTAAGGTAGAGGGCGAAGTGAGTCATGAGGGAGAGCTTTTTCTGGTGGTTCCGCGTTTGGGCACCATTTCCCCTTGGGCATCTAAAGCCACTGATATCGCTAAAAACACCGGTTTGGATTCAGTAAAACGCGTAGAGCGCGGCGTTGCTTACTATGTGCAAGGCGCGATTTCAGCCGCTGAGCGTGCGGCTATTACCGCTATTTTGCATGACCGCATGGTGGAAACCGTGTTTGACCGCCTTGAAGCCGCGGAGCAAATCTTCTCCGCACAAGAACCTGCGCCACAAACGAGTGTAGATATCCTTGGTGGCGGTCGCGATGCCTTGGTTGCTGCGAATAAATCCCTCGGTTTGGCGCTAGCTGATGACGAAATTGATTATCTAGTTGATGCTTTTAAGGGCCTTAATCGTAATCCAGTTGATGTTGAATTGATGATGTTCGCCCAAGCGAACTCCGAGCACTGCCGCCACAAAATTTTCAACGCGTCCTGGACTATCGACGGCGTTGAGCAAGAGCGCAGCCTGTTCAAGATGATCCGCAACACCAACGAAGTGGGCGGCGATAACGTACTTTCTGCCTACTCCGACAATGCTGCAGTTGTCGTTGGCCACGAAGCAGGGCGTTTTTATCCGAACCCTGAAACCAAAGCTTACGAATACAACCAACAGCCTATTCATCTATTAATGAAGGTTGAAACCCACAACCACCCAACTGCGATTTCACCTTTTTCGGGTGCCGGTACTGGTTCTGGTGGTGAGATTCGCGACGAAGGCGCAGTAGGTCGTGGCTCCAAGCCAAAAGTAGGTTTGAATGGCTTTACCGTTTCCAACTTGCAGATTCCTGACTTCATCCAGCCGTGGGAGCAGGACTATGGCAAGCCAGGTCGCATTGTGACCGCGCTCGACATCATGATCGACGGCCCACTCGGCGGCGCTGCCTTTAACAACGAATTCGGTCGTCCCAATATTTGCGGCTATTTCCGCACCTTTGAAGAAGACTTCGACGGCGAGCGTCGCGGTTACCACAAGCCAATTATGTTGGCGGGCGGTTACGGCAATATCAAAGCTGAGCACATTGAGAAACCACCATTTAAAGCGGGCTCAAAATTAGTCGTGCTCGGTGGCCCGGCGATGTTGATCGGCTTGGGTGGTGGTGCTGCATCCTCTATGGCTTCGGGTTCTTCATCTGAAGATCTCGATTTTGCATCCGTACAGCGCCAAAACCCTGAAATCGAGCGCCGTTGCCAGGAGGTTATCGATGCCTGCTGGCAGCAAGGCGATAAAAACCCCATCGCGTTTATCCATGACGTGGGTGCGGGCGGTTTGTCTAATGCCTTCCCTGAGTTGGTAAAAGACGGTGGCACCGGCGGCAAGTTCGAGTTGCGCAATGTGCCTAACGATGAGCCGGGCATGAGCCCCTTGGCGATTTGGTGTAACGAATCGCAAGAGCGTTATGTGCTGGCGATTAAGCCGGAAGATTTGGCGCGTTTCGAAGCTATTTGTCAGCGTGAACGTGCGCCTTTTGCGGTAGTGGGCGAGGCAACTGACGAGAAGCATTTGATCGTAAACGACAAACACTTCGACGCTAAGCCGGTTGATTTGCCCATGTCAGTTCTTTTCGGCAAACCGCCAAAAATGCATCGCGTTGCTGAAAAACACAAAGCGGCCGTGAGCGCGTTTTCGACAGAAGATATCAATATCAATGACGCCGCTGAGCGTGTGCTCAAGCATCCAGCGGTGGCGAGCAAAAGCTTCCTCATTACCATCGGCGACCGTTCGGTAACCGGTATGGTTGCGCGCGACCAAATGGTTGGCCCATGGCAAGTTCCCGTTGCAGACGTGGCGGTAACTACTGTGAGCTACGACAGCATCAAAGGCGAAGCCATGAGTATGGGCGAGCGTACTCCTGTTGCTTTGCTGGATGGCCCTGCATCTGGCCGTATGGCAATCGCAGAAGCGATTACCAATATCGCGGCAACTCGCATTGAAAAGCTCTCTGACGTAAAACTCTCTGCTAACTGGATGTGCGCTGCTGGCCATAAAGGCGAAGACGAGAAAATGTACCGCACCGTGCAAGCGGTGGGGATGGAATTGTGCCCTGAACTTGGCATCACGATTCCGGTCGGTAAAGACTCTATGTCTATGCGTACCGCGTGGCAGGAAAATGGTAAGAGCAAGGCCGTAACTGCACCTTTATCTTTGGTGATTTCTGCGTTCGCGCCAGTGGTGGATGTTCGTCAAACATTAACTCCGCAATTGCGTACCGACAAAGGCGCAACTGATTTAATTTTGATTGACCTCGGTAACGGCAAAAACCGCTTGGGCGGTTCTATCCTCGCGCAAGTTTACAACCAAATGGGCGATGTTCCTGCCGATTTGGATTCCGCTGCGCAACTCAAAGGTTTCTTCAATGCAATGCAAGCAAGTCTTGCGGCCAATGAAATCCTCGCGTATCACGATCGCAGCGATGGCGGTTTGTTCGCAACGCTCGCCGAAATGGCATTTGCTGGCCATGTAGGCGTTGATGTAGATATTGAATGTTTGGGCGACGATGCTCTCGCAGTTTTATTTAGCGAAGAGGCTGGTGCCGTACTGCAAGTTGCGAAAGATAAAACCAATGCTGTGCTAGATCGTTTCTTCGCTGCTGGTGTAACCCACGCGAAAGTGATTGGCAGTTTGAACGATGAAGACACGCTGCGTATCGCGCAAAACGGAAATACTTTGTTCGATCAATCGCGCGCTGTGCTGCAAAGCTTGTGGTCAGAAACCAGCTATCGTATCCAAGCGATGCGCGATAATCCCGCGTGTGCAAAATCTGAGTTCGAAGGCATTTTAAAAACTGATCCAGGTTTGAGCGTAAAACTATCTTATGATCAAAACGAAGATGTTGCGGCTCCTTTTATCAACACTGGTGTGCGTCCTTCTATCGCCGTATTGCGTGAGCAAGGTGTAAATGGCCAAGTGGAAATGGCCGCAGCATTTGATCGCGCTGGTTTTAAAGCTGTTGATGTTCATATGAGCGATTTGCTTTCAGGTCGCGTGTCTCTCAAAGACTTTAAAGGCCTGGTAGCCTGTGGTGGTTTCTCTTACGGTGATGTGCTTGGCGCAGGCGAAGGCTGGTCGAAAACTATTTTGTTCAACAACAAAGTGCGCGATGAATTTGAGCAATTCTTCCACCGCAACGACACTTTCAGCTTGGGGATTTGTAACGGTTGCCAGATGATGTCCAACCTGAAAAATTTAATTCCAGGTGCAGATCACTGGCCGCGTTTTGTGCGTAACCTTTCTGAGCAATTTGAAGCGCGTTTTAGTTTGGTACAAGTGCAAGAATCGTCATCCGTTTTATTTAAAGGTATGGCCGGTTCACACATGCCAGTTGCTGTTGCTCACGGTGAAGGTTACGCAGAATTTCCCAATGCTGATGCGTTAAAGGTTTGTAATGAGAGTGGGACTGTTGCTGCGCGCTTTATCGACAACCACCTGAATGCTACTGAAACCTATCCGGCTAACCCTAACGGTTCTCCTTTGGGTATCACCGCAGTTTCAAGCAAAGATGGCCGCGTAACTATCATGATGCCGCACCCTGAGCGTGTATTCCGCGCAGTGAGCAATTCATGGAAGCCGGATGATTGGAAAGATGATGGTGCCTGGTTGCGTTTGTTTAGAAATGCGCGAGTATTTGTGGGCTAATCGCCTGGCGGTACAAGTAAAAAAGGAGGCGAAAGCCTCCTTTTTTATTGTCTCAATATTTCAATTAACGTTTGGCATCCTCCAGGCGCCAAACCAATTTGGTTTGATGCCAACAGGGAACAGCTTTCTCATTTTCCATGCAGGGCGTGAATGCCCAATTACGTTTGGCGTGTTTGATGGCAGCTTCGTCTAGTCTGCTTGAGCCGCTCGAAGTAACCAATTCAACATTGCTCAAACTGCCGTCGGTATTGACCAGAAACCTTAAACCGGAAGCGCCTTGCTCACCTAAACGTGAAGCAGCGAGTGGGTAGTCTGGTTTGGTCGCTCTAATTAAGCGCGGTTTCGACATGGTCGCGGTCTGGATAATATCGCCACCGCCACGTTTGATAACTTGCGGCCCAGTATCACTTGCAAAATCAACCACTGGCAGATTCGTATCAACGATAATTTGTGTTTTATTGTCGACATTAGGTTTGGGTACGTCAATCGGTGGAGGGGGTGTAACTTTCTCCTCTATGGGAGCTACTTTTAATGGGACCAGCGGAAGTACATTAATTATTCGTTGCGCAAGCCCTGTGGTGAGAGCCCAAATGAGTAGTAGGTGGAAAGCAATAACAATAAAAATTCCGAGGGATCTTTGCTGGGTGTTTTGCTGAACATGATATGACATATTTTTGCTACCATTTTTAGAAGTTTGACCTGCAAGAGAAATGGTATTTTTGAATTAAACTATCCAGTACTGCGGTAGTTGTTTCTACCATTTCACGGAGTTTGTACCCAGACTTAAAACCGTCTGAGTAAATGGAGTATAGTCACTATCGGTAACATGCAAACATTTCTTTACATTTCGTTTATACCCTTTTTTCCTAACCTTGGGTTGTTTATACACACTTTTGGTGTCCAGCTACCTAAACCTTTGTTTAAGGCAAATTCGGCATAGGGAACAATCTTTAACAAAAAACATCTAACTAAAAACACTTTTCTTATGGATGTTATGATCCAATAGGTAACGCAAAAGGTATAAAAATTGTCGTCCACCGATTGGTGCGTTAAAAGAAAAAACTATGCAGGAGAGAGCCATGAAATCCCCCATTTTGTTAGCAATTTTAGTCGTGAGTTTGAGTGCTTGCGGCTACCTGAAATCCCATGAGAAAGCTACCCAAAGCGAAGCTTTGCAAGCGGGGCTGGTAGCGGTTCCAAAGCCACATTTTGATGCTTCTTATGCAGCGCCTAATACCAGCTTTGGGAAATACAAAAAAATTATCCTTAGCGATTTGGATCTTTCCAAAACTAAAATTTTTAAACCTAGCTCAACGCGTTCGTTTGATGAACCTTGGGAGCTGAATGATGAAGATAAAAAGTATTATCAAAAAAAATACGAGTCATCAGCGCAACGTTATTTGTTTGACGATGGGGCCTATTCTGTTGCAACACAACCTGCAGCTGATACGCTCTTATTGAAAGCAAAAATTGTTGATATATCTCCATTAGCATCAAAAGACGATTCCAAAGGTCGCCCGAATTTAATGGACGTTTATAGCGAGGGCTTTGGGCGCATGACCATTGCCTTTGAACTTTATGATTCTGTCTCGAATAAGCTAGTTGTAACAACTAGTGACGAACATGATCTTGGTACTATTTGGGAAAAAAATAATCGTGTGCAAAACAATTTTCAAATCAAGCTCGCGTTTGATTTTTGGATGAGAAGTTTGAAAGAAGAATTGGAATCACTTTCCAA encodes the following:
- a CDS encoding DUF3313 family protein, whose translation is MKSPILLAILVVSLSACGYLKSHEKATQSEALQAGLVAVPKPHFDASYAAPNTSFGKYKKIILSDLDLSKTKIFKPSSTRSFDEPWELNDEDKKYYQKKYESSAQRYLFDDGAYSVATQPAADTLLLKAKIVDISPLASKDDSKGRPNLMDVYSEGFGRMTIAFELYDSVSNKLVVTTSDEHDLGTIWEKNNRVQNNFQIKLAFDFWMRSLKEELESLSKK
- the purL gene encoding phosphoribosylformylglycinamidine synthase; this translates as MLILRGAPALSSFRTQKLLNTVQQQAPAVTGISSEFVHFANVSAPLTDAQTHVLQQLLTYGPKVEGEVSHEGELFLVVPRLGTISPWASKATDIAKNTGLDSVKRVERGVAYYVQGAISAAERAAITAILHDRMVETVFDRLEAAEQIFSAQEPAPQTSVDILGGGRDALVAANKSLGLALADDEIDYLVDAFKGLNRNPVDVELMMFAQANSEHCRHKIFNASWTIDGVEQERSLFKMIRNTNEVGGDNVLSAYSDNAAVVVGHEAGRFYPNPETKAYEYNQQPIHLLMKVETHNHPTAISPFSGAGTGSGGEIRDEGAVGRGSKPKVGLNGFTVSNLQIPDFIQPWEQDYGKPGRIVTALDIMIDGPLGGAAFNNEFGRPNICGYFRTFEEDFDGERRGYHKPIMLAGGYGNIKAEHIEKPPFKAGSKLVVLGGPAMLIGLGGGAASSMASGSSSEDLDFASVQRQNPEIERRCQEVIDACWQQGDKNPIAFIHDVGAGGLSNAFPELVKDGGTGGKFELRNVPNDEPGMSPLAIWCNESQERYVLAIKPEDLARFEAICQRERAPFAVVGEATDEKHLIVNDKHFDAKPVDLPMSVLFGKPPKMHRVAEKHKAAVSAFSTEDININDAAERVLKHPAVASKSFLITIGDRSVTGMVARDQMVGPWQVPVADVAVTTVSYDSIKGEAMSMGERTPVALLDGPASGRMAIAEAITNIAATRIEKLSDVKLSANWMCAAGHKGEDEKMYRTVQAVGMELCPELGITIPVGKDSMSMRTAWQENGKSKAVTAPLSLVISAFAPVVDVRQTLTPQLRTDKGATDLILIDLGNGKNRLGGSILAQVYNQMGDVPADLDSAAQLKGFFNAMQASLAANEILAYHDRSDGGLFATLAEMAFAGHVGVDVDIECLGDDALAVLFSEEAGAVLQVAKDKTNAVLDRFFAAGVTHAKVIGSLNDEDTLRIAQNGNTLFDQSRAVLQSLWSETSYRIQAMRDNPACAKSEFEGILKTDPGLSVKLSYDQNEDVAAPFINTGVRPSIAVLREQGVNGQVEMAAAFDRAGFKAVDVHMSDLLSGRVSLKDFKGLVACGGFSYGDVLGAGEGWSKTILFNNKVRDEFEQFFHRNDTFSLGICNGCQMMSNLKNLIPGADHWPRFVRNLSEQFEARFSLVQVQESSSVLFKGMAGSHMPVAVAHGEGYAEFPNADALKVCNESGTVAARFIDNHLNATETYPANPNGSPLGITAVSSKDGRVTIMMPHPERVFRAVSNSWKPDDWKDDGAWLRLFRNARVFVG
- a CDS encoding energy transducer TonB, with protein sequence MSYHVQQNTQQRSLGIFIVIAFHLLLIWALTTGLAQRIINVLPLVPLKVAPIEEKVTPPPPIDVPKPNVDNKTQIIVDTNLPVVDFASDTGPQVIKRGGGDIIQTATMSKPRLIRATKPDYPLAASRLGEQGASGLRFLVNTDGSLSNVELVTSSGSSRLDEAAIKHAKRNWAFTPCMENEKAVPCWHQTKLVWRLEDAKR